One window from the genome of Bacillales bacterium encodes:
- the ptsP gene encoding phosphoenolpyruvate--protein phosphotransferase: MAKTMSGTAASPGIAIAKGFRLETLQLSIEEKTIADVSAEIARFEAAVRAAEDDLEQLKTRTEREIGKEQAGIFAAHLLVLKDPEVVGAVKKRIESDHINAEAALQTVAETFIALFENLENEYMRERAADVRDVTSRVLAYLMGRKVQTPAEIDEEVILVAHDLTPSDTAQLNRQFVKGFITEIGGRTSHSAIMSRSMGIPAVVGVDQALTDVKNDSWIILDGISGEIVVDPSPEQLEEGRRKLAKFAAEQKEMEQLAGRPTVTADGERVELAVNIGHPRDVEAALQNGAEGIGLYRTEFLYMDRDRLPDEEEQFESYKSVLEQMAGKPVVIRTLDIGGDKELSYMELPKELNPFLGMRAIRLCFERQDVFRVQLRALLRASVHGNLKIMFPMIAVLEEFRLAKQMLEEEKAKLREEGVPVSEEIEVGIMVELPSTAMHADAFAKETDFFSIGTNDLIQYTFAADRMNENVSYLYQPYHPAVLKLIANVIRAAHREGKWTGMCGEAAGDSKAIPLLLGLGLDEFSMSAGSLLPARKQLLQLSQASAAEAATEVLNLGTSEEVLDYVSKKF; encoded by the coding sequence ATGGCCAAAACGATGTCAGGAACGGCAGCTTCACCCGGAATCGCCATCGCCAAGGGATTTCGGCTCGAAACGCTGCAATTATCGATCGAAGAGAAAACAATCGCGGACGTTTCCGCGGAAATCGCCCGCTTCGAAGCGGCCGTTCGCGCAGCGGAAGACGACTTGGAACAGCTTAAAACCCGGACAGAACGTGAAATCGGCAAAGAACAAGCCGGTATTTTCGCGGCGCATTTGCTCGTTTTGAAAGACCCTGAAGTGGTCGGCGCGGTTAAGAAACGAATTGAATCGGACCACATCAACGCCGAGGCCGCATTGCAAACGGTAGCCGAAACTTTCATTGCTTTATTCGAAAACCTCGAAAATGAATACATGAGAGAGCGGGCAGCGGACGTTCGAGATGTTACGTCGCGGGTGCTTGCTTATTTGATGGGCCGGAAGGTGCAAACACCTGCTGAAATTGACGAAGAAGTCATTTTGGTCGCTCATGATTTGACGCCGTCGGATACAGCTCAGTTGAACCGCCAGTTTGTTAAAGGGTTCATCACCGAAATCGGCGGACGCACGTCCCACTCTGCCATTATGTCACGCTCAATGGGAATTCCCGCCGTCGTTGGTGTTGATCAAGCCTTAACGGACGTGAAAAACGATTCGTGGATCATTCTTGACGGCATCAGCGGTGAAATCGTCGTCGATCCGTCACCAGAGCAATTGGAGGAAGGACGGCGGAAACTAGCGAAATTCGCGGCTGAACAGAAGGAAATGGAACAATTGGCCGGTCGCCCAACGGTAACGGCCGACGGTGAGCGGGTCGAACTTGCCGTGAATATCGGCCACCCGCGCGACGTGGAGGCGGCTCTGCAAAACGGCGCCGAAGGAATTGGCTTGTACCGGACTGAGTTTCTGTACATGGACCGTGATCGGTTGCCGGATGAAGAGGAACAGTTCGAATCATACAAGAGCGTGCTCGAACAAATGGCCGGCAAGCCGGTCGTCATTCGCACGCTCGACATCGGAGGCGATAAAGAGCTTTCTTATATGGAGCTGCCGAAGGAACTGAATCCATTCCTCGGCATGCGTGCCATCCGTTTGTGCTTCGAGCGGCAAGACGTCTTCCGTGTCCAGCTCCGGGCATTGTTGCGAGCTTCCGTGCACGGAAATTTGAAAATCATGTTTCCGATGATCGCGGTGCTGGAAGAGTTTCGTCTGGCGAAGCAAATGCTCGAGGAAGAGAAAGCGAAGCTGCGGGAAGAAGGCGTTCCGGTATCTGAAGAAATCGAAGTCGGGATCATGGTTGAGCTGCCTTCGACGGCGATGCATGCTGATGCGTTTGCGAAGGAAACCGACTTTTTCAGTATCGGCACGAACGATCTCATTCAATATACGTTCGCGGCTGACCGCATGAACGAAAACGTCTCCTATTTATACCAGCCGTATCATCCGGCTGTGCTGAAATTGATTGCCAATGTCATCCGAGCCGCCCATCGGGAAGGCAAATGGACAGGCATGTGCGGCGAAGCGGCCGGGGACAGCAAAGCGATCCCGCTTCTGCTCGGTCTCGGTCTTGACGAGTTCAGCATGAGCGCAGGTTCGCTGCTGCCAGCACGCAAGCAACTGTTGCAATTGTCGCAAGCATCGGCCGCTGAGGCGGCCACGGAAGTATTGAATTTGGGAACTTCGGAAGAAGTGCTGGATTACGTTTCGAAAAAGTTTTAA
- a CDS encoding mannitol-1-phosphate 5-dehydrogenase — protein MRAIHFGAGNIGRGFIGALLVESGYELVFADVNVELVERIQTSGAYTVHLAGEKQEKQVVRGVKAINSREYEAETVRLVAEADLVTAAVGAANLKFIAPVIAKGLQERSVEASPLNIIACENLIGAGDRLEKLVREQLKDGVPLEGRVAFPNAAVDRIVPEQGGGDSLDVKVEPYYEWVVNRSETVAPLPDLSGVDYVDTLAPYIERKLFTVNTGHAAAAYLGYHYGKATIDEALKDRRVRPVVEQALQETGRLLASKHGFSEAELAAYRRSILKRFENPHITDDVTRVGRAPIRKLGADDRLVGPAAQLTERFAVPEALVKVIAAALAFDASNDPEAVELQTTLSTEGVEGALCRYANLDGHHPLVAPVCNAYANFIKNREDL, from the coding sequence ATGCGAGCGATCCATTTCGGCGCGGGAAACATCGGCAGAGGGTTTATCGGAGCATTGCTTGTGGAATCCGGTTATGAACTTGTGTTTGCGGACGTCAATGTGGAATTGGTAGAGCGGATTCAGACGAGCGGCGCCTATACGGTGCACCTGGCGGGCGAAAAACAAGAGAAGCAAGTCGTTAGAGGTGTGAAGGCGATCAACAGCCGTGAATATGAGGCGGAAACGGTGCGTCTCGTGGCCGAGGCGGATCTCGTCACGGCGGCGGTTGGCGCCGCGAACTTGAAATTTATCGCACCGGTGATTGCGAAAGGACTGCAGGAGCGGTCCGTCGAGGCTTCACCGTTGAACATCATCGCGTGCGAAAACTTGATCGGTGCCGGTGATCGGCTGGAGAAACTCGTGCGTGAGCAACTTAAGGACGGTGTGCCTTTGGAAGGTCGTGTCGCGTTTCCGAATGCAGCGGTCGATCGTATCGTGCCGGAGCAAGGAGGCGGCGATTCGCTTGACGTCAAGGTCGAGCCGTATTACGAGTGGGTGGTGAACCGGTCGGAAACGGTTGCGCCGTTGCCGGACCTCTCAGGCGTCGATTACGTTGACACCCTAGCGCCTTACATCGAAAGAAAACTGTTCACCGTGAACACCGGTCATGCGGCTGCGGCTTATTTAGGGTATCATTATGGTAAAGCCACGATCGACGAAGCTTTGAAAGATCGACGCGTTCGTCCGGTAGTGGAACAAGCATTGCAAGAAACCGGCCGGCTGCTTGCCAGCAAGCATGGTTTTTCCGAAGCGGAATTAGCGGCTTACCGCAGGTCGATTTTAAAGCGGTTTGAAAATCCGCATATCACCGATGACGTCACACGCGTCGGCCGTGCGCCAATTCGAAAGCTCGGCGCCGATGATCGGCTCGTCGGTCCGGCGGCGCAACTAACGGAACGATTCGCTGTTCCTGAAGCGTTGGTGAAGGTGATCGCGGCGGCGCTCGCATTCGATGCGTCGAACGATCCGGAAGCAGTTGAACTGCAAACGACCCTTTCGACGGAAGGCGTCGAAGGTGCCTTGTGCCGTTATGCCAACCTTGACGGCCATCATCCATTGGTTGCTCCGGTGTGCAACGCTTACGCCAATTTTATAAAAAATCGGGAGGATCTTTGA
- a CDS encoding LacI family DNA-binding transcriptional regulator, whose protein sequence is MDIRKIAEAAGVSVSTVSKALNGYTDIKESTKLKILKIAKELDYAPNVMARGLITKKTNTIGVFFGDQMNSGFDSPFLSDYFRSIKNVLGRAGYDLLIFSNQKRSTRSFKTICYEKGVDGVILFLTGERRTDENLHELHKFFPTVFIDTLPFDKMKVNFVESDNELGAYEATKHLLELGHRNILKVAGDTIAKGSFDRIEGYKQALAEFGIAFNEDLLKYGQYSRDEAYKVTKAYFSKPNDVTAVFASSDLMAFGIIEALNDLGISVPEDVSVVGFDDIEMARCSNPPLTTVHQQRFRIGETAGHILLDLIQNKDGVNRHVTIPPQLVVRKSSKEVSE, encoded by the coding sequence ATGGACATTCGAAAAATAGCCGAAGCGGCCGGAGTTTCCGTTTCCACCGTGTCGAAGGCGTTGAACGGGTATACCGATATCAAGGAATCTACGAAATTGAAAATCTTGAAGATTGCCAAAGAACTAGATTACGCACCGAATGTTATGGCGAGGGGCTTGATTACGAAAAAGACGAACACGATCGGCGTTTTTTTCGGCGACCAAATGAATTCCGGTTTCGACAGCCCGTTCTTGAGCGACTATTTCCGCTCAATCAAGAACGTTCTCGGCAGGGCCGGGTACGATCTGCTGATCTTTTCGAACCAAAAGCGGTCAACGCGGAGTTTCAAGACCATTTGCTACGAAAAAGGTGTCGACGGCGTTATTTTGTTTTTAACCGGCGAAAGAAGAACGGATGAGAATCTTCATGAGCTGCATAAATTTTTTCCGACGGTATTTATCGACACCTTGCCTTTCGACAAAATGAAAGTAAACTTCGTAGAATCGGACAATGAACTTGGCGCATACGAAGCGACGAAACATTTACTTGAACTCGGCCATCGGAACATTCTTAAAGTAGCGGGGGACACGATTGCGAAGGGGTCGTTCGACCGGATTGAAGGTTATAAACAAGCTTTGGCGGAATTTGGAATCGCTTTCAATGAAGATTTACTGAAATACGGTCAATATTCACGAGATGAAGCGTACAAGGTGACGAAAGCGTATTTTTCAAAACCGAATGACGTCACAGCAGTTTTTGCTTCGAGCGATTTGATGGCGTTCGGGATCATCGAAGCCCTCAACGATCTCGGGATCAGTGTACCTGAAGACGTATCTGTTGTCGGGTTTGACGATATTGAGATGGCGAGATGTTCGAATCCCCCGCTGACGACCGTACATCAACAACGTTTCCGAATTGGCGAGACCGCAGGCCATATTTTGCTTGATTTGATACAAAACAAAGACGGCGTCAACCGTCATGTGACGATTCCACCGCAACTTGTTGTAAGAAAAAGCAGTAAGGAGGTGTCCGAGTAA
- a CDS encoding PTS sugar transporter subunit IIA has product MNDIFTKNNIKLNVKADTKDEAIRMAGEILVERGYVEASYLDAMYDREEAASTYMGNYVAIPHGTDDAKDAVLKSGLSLLQIPEGVSFGEDKEVKLVIGIAGKNNEHLELLQKIALVCSDVSRVEELVEADTEEAVLDLFDQVEA; this is encoded by the coding sequence ATGAACGACATTTTTACAAAAAACAACATTAAATTAAACGTCAAGGCAGACACGAAAGACGAAGCGATTCGAATGGCGGGGGAGATTCTCGTAGAAAGAGGGTACGTGGAAGCATCGTATTTGGATGCCATGTACGACCGCGAGGAAGCAGCATCGACGTATATGGGGAATTACGTAGCGATTCCGCACGGTACCGACGATGCAAAGGACGCGGTGCTGAAATCAGGGTTGTCGTTGCTGCAAATTCCCGAAGGTGTCAGTTTTGGCGAAGACAAAGAAGTGAAACTCGTCATCGGCATCGCCGGCAAAAACAACGAGCATTTGGAATTGCTGCAAAAAATTGCTCTCGTATGCTCGGATGTTTCACGGGTGGAAGAGCTCGTTGAAGCCGATACAGAAGAGGCGGTTCTCGATCTGTTCGACCAGGTGGAAGCGTGA